CTGTTGCAACTGGTCTTGCAGAACAAGAATCGACTCACGCAGAGCCTGAGGAGAGATCTTCTCAGGAACATCAGATCCCTTAGCAGGAGGCGTAGACTGCGAGCCCGATGCACTAGGGTTGACCTTGGCAGTCTGCGCTGCCTCAGCAGCCGCACGAGCAGCAGACTTAGCAATCTCAAGCTTCTCCTCAAGGTGGTTTACGCGGTCCTGAAGGTGTCGTGCCTTGTCCTCCGACAGTGCCAAACGCTCAGACATGTAAGACTCATGTCTCACCTTGTCTTCTGAGTTGTTATGCATAGCACGAACGTGGCGCTCACGGAGGTCGTTGAGAACACGCTCATGCGCCTTGCGCTGATCATCGAGGGCCAGCTCCTTGGATGACAATGCCTCGACCTTGGCTTCGTTGGCTGCCTCCAGCAGCATCTCGTAGCGTTCGCGTGCGGTGTCAGCGTCCATTCTGAAGTTGTCCTGCTGGCTCTGAAGACGGATAATCTGCGCTTCTAATTCAGCACGGACCATGTTAACTTGGCTATTGGCGGCCTCCAGATCAGTTTCCAAGGAAGTCCTAGTACGCTGGATTTCCATACGGCTGCTCTCGCGGGCTTCGTTGAATTCGCGCTCAAAGCGGGCCGCCTTGGCTTCCAGGTTGTGGTTCTCTAGTTTCAAGCTACCAACCAGCTCCTCCAGACGTGCATTCTCCTGCTGGGACTGTCCGAAGATGAACTTCAGCTTAGCCGCTTCGCGCTCTTGCTGCTCAAGCTCGCTGATATCAATCTCGAGTTTCTCACGCAGCTTGAGCTCTCGGCTATACGCAGCCCGCAACTCGTTATGCTCAGCAACGTAAGCTTCCTCCTTGCGTCTCCAGTTAGCCTGGTCGCGGGTAATGTCACGGGTGACATTGACCATTTCCTCTTGCAGACGATCGAACTTGTCGCTGAGGTTCTGGCGGATACTTATGCCGTCACCAAGGCGAATCTGCAAATGTTCGATAGTCTCCTGGAgcttcttgttctcctcgttcgttcgttccagCTCAGCCTGCTGCCTCTCGTTCTCTCGCTTGTAGTGCTCGCTCGAGACACGGTGCTCGTCAATAGTACCTTGAAGGGTGATATTCTTGGACGAGATCTCAGCAAGCGTAAGCCTGAGCGACTCACGCTCTTGAGAAAGAGAATCAGAGCGGGCCTGGATATGCTCGAAGTAAGggatcttctcctccttgaaCTGAAGGAAGCGAGTCTCGGCAGATTCGGCAGCTTCGCTGTGTCGAGCAGCATCCTCCTCAGCAACCTTCAAAAGTCTCTGAAGTTCGGCCATCGAGTCTTGACCCTCACGACGCATCTTATACTCCTGCTCAGCCCGTTCATCCGCAAGGCGCAGCATGTTCTTGAGACCATCAATTTGAAGCATGAGGCTGTCGGCACCAATTTCGTCGGCATCAGAAGGACGCGAGTTCTGCATCTGGAGCTGAGAGGCGACAACCTCCTGAATCATGCTTTTCAGGTTCGCAGTCGGGTCTTGAGACAGCTTCTCAGAGGTGAGCTCCCGCAACTCAGCAAAGCTCTGCTTAAGCTGCAAGAGTTCATTAGTAGCGGGAGATTCCACCTCCTGGGGAGGAACACGAGCCGCCAGCGCCTCCTGAATGACGTTCTTAAGCTTGTCGAGTTTCCGGTCTCTCTGTTGTTGTCCAGGAGACCTTGGTCTGGCCGACGAATTGTCCTCGTactcatcatcctcgtcatcagCATCGCTGTCTTCGCCAGTAGCAGAGGTGCTTTGCAGCGTCCACTTGCTCTGAGCTCCCGAAGCAATAGATGTCACGGATTGCTGGATAACACCCAAGGCGCGCTCAAGGGGAGACAAACGCTCCTCAACAGCGGAACCAACTAGGTCATTGATGCGACGGTCGAAGAATATGCTCCGGTTCAGCAGCTTCTCGTCTTCACCCGAGGAAATGACATCGTCCCAGTCGCTGATGTGATCATTGTCGTGTAACAATTGCCGAACAGGGGAAGTAATAGTACCAATCATGCTCTTGGAAGGAGTAACAGAGAGCTGGGACCGAGTCTCGAAGTCGAGCTTGGGGATTTCCAGCGTACCACGTCCGGGACTGGGGCTTGGCGCTTCGCTCCTAATCTCAGCTGGTACATGTCGCTTTTCCTTTGACGGTCCGGCAACGGGCTCCGGCAGCTTGCTCTTAGGTTGAGGAGTGCTTACTCTCTCAATGCCGACATCAGAGTCATCGTTCAGCTGTTCCATGATAGCATTGAGCTCATCCTCGTCAGGCGACTCGTCGCTTGAGGTATACTCCGGTCTAGGGGTCTTGGTCTCTGGGGCCTTGGTTTCCTGCGACTGGTCCTTTTCAGCGGGCTCCGGGCGAGGGGGCTCAGGAGGCAACGGCTTCTCCTTGGGCGAGGATGGTGGATCTGCAACGGCGTGACGGGAAGACATCAGCCCATTGGCAGGCTTCTCAGGGACGCTAGGAGGGTCTTCATTCGAGGGAGGCACGAACTCAGGCACAGCGGGCTTGAATTCGAAGGACTTCGCAGCCGCTGCGAGAAACTTGTTTTTCAGTGTTGCGGCAGGAGCTTGCTTAGCGCCCTTGTCCTGTTCTTTAGGAGCAGGAGTGGGTGCCTTCTCTGCCCGTGGCTGTTCGGCGGCCTTTTCGAGACTTTGCTCCGGCGCTTGATGCCGCACCGGTGATGCTGAGGTCTCTTCAACCTGTTCCCTGCCCTCCGGAGGCGCCCATGTCGAAGCCTCACTGACTGGAGTGTCCTTCCGCTCAGAAGCAGCCTGGGTCTCCTTGCCGGGCTGTACGTTTTCTTTGCCTTCAGCCTGCTTGTGAGGTGCAGTCGATTCCTGGGATGTCTTGACATTGTTCGCTTCCGTCAAAGCGCGAGTTGGCACGCTGAGCTGCTCTTCACCATCAGAAGGCTGGTCACCACGGCGCGCACGCTTGTTGCGATCCGCAGGAGCTGGTTGGGCATTCGCGTTCTCTCCCTCAACTCCCTTGTTCTTTTCCTTGTGTTCGTTCTCGTCTGGCCGCACAATGGGAATTGCTTTGGACTTCTTGGCAGGCGTCGAGACATCCGAGATATTGATATCCCCAAAGATCTTGGTTTTCTCACCAGATGGTTGCCCAGAGCTTGTAGCGCCACCGGGGTTGAATGCAGGAGCATCGACGTTAAATGAAGCGGAAGAGAACTTGAATTCGCCGGGGCCAGCACTTTTCTGGTCGTTGACCCCAGGGGGGTTGAACGTGGGGGCTGTAATATTGTAAGAGGCTGCAGGAGGTACGGTACCCTGGAAACCAGCGCCGAAGGTGAACAAAGAGGGATCGACCCCTTGGAACTGGAAAGCATTGTCTTGGAACCCGAAGTTCTGGGACGCGAACGCACCCATGGGATCAAATTCCTTCGCTTCCACGTTGAATGTCGACGATGACAGCTTCGAGCGATGCGATTCCAT
This Aspergillus chevalieri M1 DNA, chromosome 3, nearly complete sequence DNA region includes the following protein-coding sequences:
- a CDS encoding putative myosin class II heavy chain (MHC) (COG:S;~EggNog:ENOG410PGN2), which gives rise to MKAKNHQTLQSLNEPYSAPSDLYPSVPSVTSTSSPSPHLPAAHTSFPRDESYLSAPITSLSTSPGVSNLSTPGSPGPLERLRRHTITPNPPTLSNFPTYRSTGESLTSSPETRRPESSVYYTTAWGSPYAVPSPRTLSLTLSQSQNAGVDRESGASSPASMPSGTFQGIDTSSNNNNNYNNDNNELLRPSGGESSARNLYSGILNRSPGRDLFGRKGGKSIKDFTQDWINQYLSGQPRTERSNWLSDDSGSEAPSFFTAQNHFADDDWLGLEEDSRDEELLKTPTLADFVSRKKGTGQGESSTNSTTSTARQKIKDYIHKRTETLKQEDFWGFAYDKDPQPIAMDNTGSLPPTDSEANKVALPVEKPLPPPPAEEWIEKTPQPEPKDVENTQRSENTPKPEAPRPPVLSRTGTSTLQRTRKKIPWRGKACIIALPLEDKRGSEESGYRLLRPEDVKQRLKKWEEKGYDNSGFSISNLNDQYDAAAMELGGSSRPVFPDPTDVQGEWTTGQYEVRFPDKAVWDSYVNFLQEEKLRALGVSLGDDEEAQPSISPAMSQMAPFPGLIASPPIPTASAAGNPLAVPHPFSPQLNQSTNTPNGIGTLASPASQFSVQTPFLGVDQNLLAGYPLPFQPTPPAQGSFTPQSFLNARQAGAIPGTLPNLSSMLSPVSPLNDQRPFHPGLDGKESFDNQGQQLPRVQTPTEQPDHFHASNVEIAHPTPRGHSRGQNLSETLQKGLDQINHSDYHLEMSIERQLEEDDRNAGRDGLNNSSLLHSRWAMPEADPNQYHGYNHDGSDIDTNPSLSGAPHGHGPLANDIAWHESKPSMESHRSKLSSSTFNVEAKEFDPMGAFASQNFGFQDNAFQFQGVDPSLFTFGAGFQGTVPPAASYNITAPTFNPPGVNDQKSAGPGEFKFSSASFNVDAPAFNPGGATSSGQPSGEKTKIFGDINISDVSTPAKKSKAIPIVRPDENEHKEKNKGVEGENANAQPAPADRNKRARRGDQPSDGEEQLSVPTRALTEANNVKTSQESTAPHKQAEGKENVQPGKETQAASERKDTPVSEASTWAPPEGREQVEETSASPVRHQAPEQSLEKAAEQPRAEKAPTPAPKEQDKGAKQAPAATLKNKFLAAAAKSFEFKPAVPEFVPPSNEDPPSVPEKPANGLMSSRHAVADPPSSPKEKPLPPEPPRPEPAEKDQSQETKAPETKTPRPEYTSSDESPDEDELNAIMEQLNDDSDVGIERVSTPQPKSKLPEPVAGPSKEKRHVPAEIRSEAPSPSPGRGTLEIPKLDFETRSQLSVTPSKSMIGTITSPVRQLLHDNDHISDWDDVISSGEDEKLLNRSIFFDRRINDLVGSAVEERLSPLERALGVIQQSVTSIASGAQSKWTLQSTSATGEDSDADDEDDEYEDNSSARPRSPGQQQRDRKLDKLKNVIQEALAARVPPQEVESPATNELLQLKQSFAELRELTSEKLSQDPTANLKSMIQEVVASQLQMQNSRPSDADEIGADSLMLQIDGLKNMLRLADERAEQEYKMRREGQDSMAELQRLLKVAEEDAARHSEAAESAETRFLQFKEEKIPYFEHIQARSDSLSQERESLRLTLAEISSKNITLQGTIDEHRVSSEHYKRENERQQAELERTNEENKKLQETIEHLQIRLGDGISIRQNLSDKFDRLQEEMVNVTRDITRDQANWRRKEEAYVAEHNELRAAYSRELKLREKLEIDISELEQQEREAAKLKFIFGQSQQENARLEELVGSLKLENHNLEAKAARFEREFNEARESSRMEIQRTRTSLETDLEAANSQVNMVRAELEAQIIRLQSQQDNFRMDADTARERYEMLLEAANEAKVEALSSKELALDDQRKAHERVLNDLRERHVRAMHNNSEDKVRHESYMSERLALSEDKARHLQDRVNHLEEKLEIAKSAARAAAEAAQTAKVNPSASGSQSTPPAKGSDVPEKISPQALRESILVLQDQLQQRESRIDELEQEIGSVDKEAPNKLKERNTEITWLRELLGVRLDDLQDIINTLSKPSFNQHAVRDAAIRLRANLQMQLQERERAMSGQSFPSLPSITELASSPRNLPLAAAAAWGSWRRTRENSTTDQTPSKPSNASNFLSGLLTPPGSNARQAPRANAPGSRRTSESRPLRSFNPTPRSLSARQGAGVMQEPPKTPPLLRRSSYDQDAESTTYEHEEEPFPEDGEAESIVDEMVSASPKNTTRTTTETPENIETTEMQDGLEPMLEAVSEPFGPGITSD